From the Oncorhynchus nerka isolate Pitt River linkage group LG20, Oner_Uvic_2.0, whole genome shotgun sequence genome, one window contains:
- the map6d1 gene encoding microtubule-associated protein 6 homolog, with the protein MAWPCISRVCCLARFWNQFDKSDLSVPLTIQNYSDITDQEVQSVTRQVPTDRVLRHNYSTTEHRGSPQTPGDAPGTQRSLRGRREPNFKPQEDYQQTGVPFSTVTQYKQDYKPWPIPKKENFPWISNVGKGGEVGSDSPVNSNPNASQTRGDVGEREERGRQRWGEQGTATAKSSYRQEYRPWTGARPAKTTRKQRPPAPYASPGSGVSHLPNETSYQAAYNGGGEAFRHTELHQRDHTPSTSTADLLTPTVPQNTVTPLQPYSIATTTPITTTAGLQQSSLPERPDLSIGTMGEEQLVRTKLSPNPSAVFQSGSRIFNI; encoded by the exons ATGGCTTGGCCGTGCATAAGCAGAGTGTGCTGTCTGGCTCGGTTCTGGAACCAGTTTGATAAATCCGATCTTTCAGTGCCACTGACCATACAGAACTACTCGGACATCACCGACCAAGAGGTACAATCCGTCACCAGGCAGGTACCGACGGACCGGGTTCTGAGGCACAACTATTCCACCACGGAACATCGCGGATCCCCCCAGACACCGGGAGATGCCCCGGGGACCCAGAGGTCATTGAGGGGCCGGAGGGAGCCCAACTTCAAACCCCAGGAGGACTACCAACAAACCGGTGTGCCTTTCTCCACTGTCACCCAGTACAAGCAGGATTACAAACCCTGGCCTATTCCGAAGAAGGAGAATTTCCCCTGGATTAGCAATGTCGGAAAAGGGGGTGAAGTTGGTTCGGATAGCCCCGTGAACAGTAACCCCAATGCGAGCCAGACTAGAGGGgacgtgggggagagagaggagcggggtAGACAGAGGTGGGGGGAGCAGGGGACGGCAACAGCCAAAAGCTCTTACAG ACAGGAGTACAGGCCGTGGACGGGGGCAAGACCAGCCAAGACCACCAGGAAACAACGCCCCCCTGCCCCGTATGCCAGTCCCGGATCGGGGGTCTCCCACCTCCCTAATGAGACCAGCTACCAAGCCGCCTACAACGGAGGCGGGGAGGCTTTCAGACACACAGAGCTTCACCAGAGGGACCATACTCCCAGCACCTCCACTGCTGACCTGCTGACCCCCACCGTCCCCCAAAACACCGTAACCCCACTCCAGCCCTACTCCATTGCAACTACCACCCCTATCACCACCACCGCCGGCCTCCAGCAGAGCAGCCTGCCAGAGAGACCTGACCTCAGTATAGGAACCATGGGAGAG GAGCAGTTGGTTAGGACTAAGCTCTCTCCCAACCCCTCTGCGGTTTTTCAAAGCGGATCCAGAATCTTCAACATATGA